The nucleotide sequence CTCAAGATGAGTGAAGAAGAAAGCTGAAGCTCTTTGGGGGTTACTGTGTCTTCTGCATCATTTTTTATTCTAGTGTCACCCAGTACTACTGTCAAACCCTTAGAACCCACTGGGGCTCCTGCTCAGAGGATGAATCAGCAATTTTCACAGAAATGCCTGGCTAGGTGCCAAGTGCAGGGGTGTTGTAAAGAGAAAACTGTTAGCTTCCATGGCTGCTTTGGTTAGGATACAACCAGGTCAAGAAAGTCTATCTCAAATTGGCTTAAACCCCACAGAAATGTGTTAACAAGAAATGGGCATAACGAGAAGTCCCAAGGAAAGGCCAGCTCTGGGTGTCATCCATGGGAGGTTCAGACCTTCCCGCATAGTCCCTTGGCTCTCCCTTCTGTGTACCGACATCGTCCTTGGGTGGGTAAGGCAGAGCAGCCAATTTCAGACACCATGTCACAACAGGATATACCTGGTTGAAGAGGGGCCACCTGTTTTTAAAATTGCCTTCTTAGAAGAATATTAGAAGTGAGGAAAACGCTTACAAGTCTCCAGCACAGTTCTCATGTGTCACCGGCCAGGATTGGGTCATAGTCATCTTCCTAAGGTCATTACATGTCAAAGGGCAATGGAGTGAACATGACATGGGCGACCTTAACAAATCATCTGGAGTGAAATGGGTGTTGACCCCTGAAATCATAGTGAAAACACGACAGTCTTGACGAGCGGTCTCCAGCCTTGGCCACGCTCAGAACTCCTTGGTGAGCCTTTCGAACATAGTGATACGTAGGCTTTACTACGGAGCTCAGGAGCAAGAATCTCCAGTGGGTGTGGGGGGTCCAGCTTTAGATTAAAGGGTCCACTTAAATAAAGGCAGAGCAATTGTCTTGATTGTAGAGACATTTGTCTTGTATGATCGGTACAAGGACAGACGAAGAGGTGGAAGAGCCAAGAGGCCTCACCCTGCAGCAAATCTATGTAAAGGAAAAATGGAGAATGAGTGGAGCCAATAAATTTCCAGTTAATTTATTACTTCACCTAATTTGAGTATGTAAACTTCCTGGGAATTCAAAGGATGAAGACAGGACAGTCTCACTGACTACAGTTCTTGGTGAATCAACAACTTGATGGGCTGAGATATAgtagaaacacagagaaagagagctGATCAGTGCAGAGGGTGCTCAAGTTAGCATTTCATAGTGGAAGCAGTTGCAAGTCATAATATGACACCGGAATGATGCTCTAGAAACACGTCAGCTCCTACAGGTGCTCTGCTCAGAACCCACAACATCgttctccctctccctcaaaATAAAAGTCCTTTGGAAAGTCACGTGACAGAGCCGCCCTCCCTCTCTGGCCCCTGTCTTCTACTCACACCTCCCTCACCCACTAAACTCGGCCCATGTCAGCCTACTTGCTGTCACGTAAGGATAATGAGAACGCTCTTCCTTCTTGGCCTTTGTGTATCTGTTGCATGTCCAGGAGCATCTCCTGCATATCTACATAGCTCACTCTCCTGCCTTAATTTTTGATCAAGAGTCACCTTGGCAGTGAAATCTTTTCTAACCATCTTATGACAGCACCGAACACCTCCATCCCCACCACCACGCATTCTCCTCTCTGCTTTACTTTCTCCACATCACTGTCAAGATTCATGAAAGACATAGGGTTTTAAGTGGACTCATGAGCTAACAAATGAGCTTGCTGTGGTTTCAATGATGCTGATAGAAGGATAGTTTATTACTCACAATAGTAGCTGTAGCCAAGTGACAGCATTTCCCTCAGCGGTGTGGAGATGCTGCTGACATCTAACACTGTGCGACCTAAGGTTTACAATATGATGGCACATTATGTGGCAAAAATGCTTCCCACAGTGAGGAAAGGGGGTGCTTGGTCCTTGAGCCCTCATTTCTATCGTGTGAAGTGCAGTGGCTTGAGTTACAGGAGAAAAACCTGAGTCTCAGGAACCTGGATGCGTGAGAGTGGGCACGAAGCATCCCACCCTTTCTCTGGAGGgaagtattttctttatattagtgGATAGTAAAcatgccttccttcctttctcttgagGGAGCCACTGTGTCTAGATTCCAAGGTGTGTATGTGTAAACGTCTTGAAAAACTAGTGCCTCTGCTTATCAGGCACATAGCGTGTGAGAGCCTATAGACCGACCTCCCCACAGGCCCTTCCTCCCTGTCTCGTggccttcttcctcctccagatTGTGAACTCAAGGCATTTCCTATTTGGGTTTAATTcatgtctattttatttcttgataaaGCAATGCCTGGCATGTAAAGGACGTTCAATAAAGGTTTGCTGAATGCATGGCAAAACATACAAGAACAAATCACAATGCCAAAACATAGGCAGGTgattaagaaattaaatacattcataagaTGCACTACTTTACAACAGCAAAATGTAATACtggaattttcaaataatattttatgatagCTTAGAAAAAATAGTTaggctaagtaaaaaaaaaagtgtaccaTCTGTAGGTTGAagattatttcaattttgtaaataaacatgCACACATTTGTATAGGAAAACCATGAaggaaaatgtacaaaaatttccagaatttttaaatAGGCTAATTACAGgtcatctttgttctttttcctttttcttatatatcctaaattttctgtaattgtgtgtattattttaattaccagaaaaaaaccaacattcttatttcaaagtctttattatttcatgaaactaattttcttttttttttaagaagaaaggcaAGAAGCCAGAAGCTACAGGACTGCTTTTAATCACCTCTGCCAAGCGCAGAAATACTCTCCACACACCTGAAGCAAGAGATTGGTAGAACTCATGGTGGATAGTTCACAGTCAATATTCTTCAGCAAACGGATAATAAGGGTGGTGACCAACGGCactgaaagagaaggagggataCTCATTTATTAACTCGGTCCCGCGCTGCTGAAGAGACGGTTTCCCGGTGGATGCAGTCAGGATGGGCTAGAAGCCCCACATTTCCAGCCACGTCCCTCCTCTACCCCGACACACATCCGTCTGTGTGCCCCCCACATTCACACGGAACAGAAACACCAAGGCACAGGAAGTTTGCTTTAGATCACAGTTTACCAGAGGGAGAAGGTGTAGGAACTGTGCCTGAAATGGGGTTGTTTCAGCCCAAGTGTAGCTTTTGTCCCTCGGTCGTGACAGTGCTCTCAGAGAGGGGGTCTGCTGCTCTTTTGCACAGGTTCATTCAACCATACAGGGTCCCCTGTGAAGGGACTTCTAATCTATTGAGGAGGTAATATGTGCACCTAAATAACCATGTCTGCAAAATgcgatttctgttttcttatcacTTATCAGAATACTTGTTATTCAGGAATTAGCATTcctgttcttttccctttttgtcccatgttttaattttccttataaaatgtgTCCTTTTTGACTCAGTTCCATTACAGTGTGCATTCTGGGCAATTCCATGCGGCAGGAGCGGTTGACAAAGGGCCAGGGAGATGGGTGCCACTGGACGCAGGGCCTGGTGAAGATCAGAGACTGGTAGTTGAAGGCGGTGGTACAGAAGTGACCTCCcacctttcttcctttgtaataCCTTTTATCAGAACCACGGCACAGCTTGACAAACAAGGAGAGTGTTGAGGTCTCTCTTTTGAAACTAAATCTTTATTCTGTACCTAAATTTTATTCCCTGATCTCTCAACTCCCAAACTTTTCTCAGTTTGATTAGTCTTCCTTCTCTTCAACCCTGAGACCCTCCCAATAACTGAACAATGGACTACGTTGGTGGGTGAGACAAAGTCAAGGAACTAGGGGTTCCCAGGGGCTAGTCTCCTAATGGACAAAGGCGACACTGAGTAAGTCTTGACTCGAGAAACCAGAGAAACCCAGAGGATCTGATGTGGGTGTATGTGCCGCTGGGGAAACTTTAGGGTCAATTAATTTCAGGACGCATTTACAATTCAGTTTGGTGACTCCACCGCTGAGGAAATGGGATTTgtgataataacaacaaaaaaggccaACGAAGAGAGAAATTTGGAAGAAATAGATGGTGTCTTGGGAAAGGAATGCCCACTAGGGGGAAATGCCAGTGACACTAGGGGAGGAGCTGGAAGCGTGGCCGCCTTACCACTTTCCCCCGCCTCCGCGCACTAGTCTTCATGGGCCCCTCCTCCATAAACAATATTGACGTTATGACAACTGTTAGGATAAAAATGAACGGAGTCCAGGCTGGATTCATTATTACTAGTCATTATTAATACAACCATGTTTTCTCCTgatttcaaaaagaattaaagatgAAACATTTTCACAGGCGCATTGTAAACAAGAGTATGaacggagccactttaaaatgagTCCAGACCTGCCACCTCAGAGGAACTGCCTGGCACATCTGATGCCTCAGACCTTTGGGATGttaaaacaggacaaaacaaCCTGTGGCATGGGCCTAAGCCACCTTGTGTCCCCAAGGACTGTCTGCTAACATAACCAAAGAGCGGACGTTAGAACTATTAAGCTGATGACTACTGGACGAAACATTAAAAACACTTTAGGGTTAGCATCACCATGTCATGTTACCCACACCGATAGCAGTGCCTTCCTTCTGTGGATGTCACTGTCCCCCCTCCATTTCTCGTAAGTACCCATTGCCTTGGTCTCCTCATCggaacactatttgggcttctgcctgaatcagtgttTCCTGAATAGCTTTTCTTATTGATCTCAGTAAATGCATGTTGCCTCTCCTtttgaaaagcttttatttttagattagcACCCCTAAAAGTATAGTGAGTGGGTCGTAGGTACTGTGCTTTCCGTGTCGAATGGGTAAGTCAGCCCTGAGTGGAAGTACACGAGGCACAGGGATTAGGACCTAAAAGTCATGAATTCACCATGAGGCAAACTTTGCCCATTTTACTTATGGTTTGTGTCCTGGCTCCAGTCACATTTCTGTTGGGTCAGGGACTGAGCCCTGGAATAAACCTCTAGTCTGAGGTCTCCAGGAAGCTCCTGTGTTACTTCTATACCGGAAATAAGGCCTGTCTTCTTAATTTAGCTAAGCTTGGTTTCTCTGCGAACCTACATGCTACAGAAAACAACCTGGGAAAAATAAGCTACAGGTCACTTACAACTGGAATTTAAAAAGTAGGAGATTTCTGTTGAGGCTGTCAGTTGCTTTCATGTCAATTCAAAGTCAAAAATCTGAAAGGAAGGAATCCTGTTAAAGTCTCCCCCAGGGCAGCTGGCTTCTCCTGGGAACATGAGGATTTTCTCGCTGGGCAGAGACAAGAAGAGCACGTGGGAAGCATCCCCTGCTATCCCTTCCAGGGGCACTGGCCTGAGGACGCTGCTCCTGGGTTCTCTGCCTCATCTTTCCTACTCTGTCTCCTCCTTTGCTCCGCTTCACAAAACAGAGGCTTACAACTCAATCCCAAATCTTCCTAAGTGAACTTTTtgcaagagaagagaaaacaaatcccCCTGCCCCCTTCTTTTCCTAAACAAGCTCGAGATAGTTGGACAATCTGGACAAAGTACCTGCTGACTGGATCAAGCTTTAGTCAGGTTTTCCCTTCCCCAGCACCTCCTGAATTGAACGCAGCCTTGAGCTTTAGAAGGAAGAGCTGACCCCTGCAAAGGGCCCTCCAAGAAGCTATTGACCTGAGGAAAAAGCATTCAGCTGCACAACTGCTCATCCCAACCTCCAAACACCATTCTCTCTCTAGTTGTGTTTTCCctataaaagaaaaacctttccGATTGGTCTTAGAGACACTTGTAGATCCAACATTCAGGGAGTTCTCCCTTTTGGATAAAGTCTCTCTTACTTAAATccagatttgtgttttatttggcgATGCATAGCCCCTAATGAAGAGTCTATTAATAGCAAAGCAGACAGCTCTTTGGTGAGAAATATTAAAGCGGGAAGTACATTATTTCAGCCAGGGGACAATTTCATGGAAAACTCAGtacctctatctatctatctatctatctatctatctatctatctatctatctatcatctacctatagCTATCTTCTaccatctatctatttatctacctatcatctaccCATTCATTTGTCATTCATCTTAAAAATATACTCCTTAAGTGGCTTGGTTGTCATGGGGACATCTATTAACATAttgagttaaattaaaaaataaaatgagattttttttttttctgattgctttaACAATGAGATTTAGATTGGCCTGTTAGGTATTTCCATAAATTGAATGAACTAAATCTATCGTTCCAAGGCTTTGGagcaaatatattataaataatatgctTTAAATGTCACCTTTTGTAAATGTTAAACTCATGATGAAATTTAGCTGTCATCTTAAAATGGGATAGACTTTACACAGTTTCTCATGAGGTTTACAACAACGTAAGTTGAAGACCACTGATTGATCTAAGGGACCTGGAGACATGGGAGTGAGAGTTCAGTTGGCGGGGGGTGCAGAGGGTTACTTGTTCATTTGATAATTCAGTCCGTCTATAAACCTATATCTAGCTTCCTACCTGCCAGGATCTCTGCTGGGGAAAAGGTGCTAAAGGATGACCCACAGTGAGTCACACTACATTTGGGTCTGACAGTCTAGAGAGCACACTGACATATAAACAAGCAATTTTAGTCTAACAAGGAGAAAACTCACTGACAGAGTCAAGCCAGAGCTATGAGATCCACAAAGGTGCTGGGGTGTTCCGATGGTTTAACAAAGCAGCTAATCCTATCTGGATTTGATATTGAAATACCGACATCGTAGGAATGGAACAGTAAAACCAATTATGTGGGAaagtgtttgcttatttgtttgtttgtttgtttgtttgtttttaaaggcctagtttctttcacaaataaattaagagagagaaagaaagggaggaaaagtggggaggaggaagggacatattttaacatattttgaatTACGTATTTCTACaaatagattcctagaagtaaaaTAACTCCTGTGAAGagtataaatatttgaatggtTTCTTGCATAATTTTCAAACCATTTTACAAAAAGGATACACAATGTCATAAGATCCTAGTGATTGAAAATTGGcagcattgttatttttaaaaagtatttcttttaattctgatGTATCCACTTCCTCACTTTTCAGGGCTTTGCTTTTTCTCTGGCTTGTCCCTTCACCACTCTGACTGCCACGGAGAGATTCCCCATCAGCTCCCTGTCATGAAGTCCCATACCCTTTCCATCCTTGGTTGGACTGGTTGCTCCCCGCAGAATCGACCCCATGACTCACGCAAACCTTTTCAGCCCTCTTTGGCTTCCCTGACACCACACactcctcattttctctctccgTGTCTGCCAACTCCTATTCAGTCTCCTAACCAGTGCGCCTTTGCCTGACTCTTAAATGCTGACTTTCCTGCCCTCTTCCTTCTCATTCTATGAACTTTCCCAGGAGAGGCAGTCCATTTCTGTGAGTTAAATTGCCACCCGTGAAGCCAAACTCCAAAATCTATACCTTTCGCCCTGACTGCCTTTCTGAACAACACTGCCACCTACCAACCCAGCATCTCCACTAGGACGTCTCCTGGGACCCTCACACCCACCTCTGAGTAACTGAAATCACGCTCTTCCCACTCCACTCAACCTGTTCCTTCTGTGGCATTTATTACTACAATAAAAGGAGCAGTCATCTGTACAGTTGGCATCAAGCTAGAAACTTGGGAAGTGTTAGCTACGGAAGAGGGTGTGGAGAGCAGAAAGCAGGGAAGCCCCAGTGGGCACGGGCTCACTTGGTTGCAGACGGGCTTGTCCTTGAGCCCTGGCTTGTTCAGGATCATCCCCAGCTGCTTGGAATTGAAGTTGGACACGCCAATGGACTTGGTCAGACCTGCGTCCTTATACTTCTCCAGGGCCTGGGGAGGAAGGATACGTGTGGCAAACCTTTAGTGTAGTTTGGCCCTTTCCTTTCACAtggaggtttttaaaaactggaaatccATTTTAACACATTTAACAACTGACTGAACCAAACCGTTTTCTCGATTGGATATATTATTTCCTAATGTACTTTATTGCTGTGTATACATATGTTGTGTCCTTGAGTCTGTAACATGCACACCCAGGACAATAAAGAGACATTAAGGTGCTTTTAAATTCTCTGGCCTCCCTGCTCTCTTCCATGGTGCCTATTTTGCTATTAGGCACGTCACAGTTCCTTAAGAAACGGTGTCATAGTCAAGGGCAAAGGGGAATTCCTGCTAGTAGGTTTTCCAGCTTCCTCTTTCCTAGGATGGTGAGACAGGTGCACGGGGTGTGGTGCAGATGGGCAGGCTGCATGCTCCTTCTGCAGCCCACCCTCCCGCTAAGCAGACAGCAGCGTCCCTCTGGTTGTTTGTCTGTCCTGGGGTGGGGCTCTGACTCCTCCAGGGTTTGCTTCTGAAGATGCCCCATGTAGGGCTCACAGCCTCAACCTTTCCTCTCTTTAAGACCACAGAAgtttagattaaataaaaatacacctCCCCGTCATcccattcaagtcctttgctttacagatgagaataccGAGGTACAGAGGGGTTTGACGATGTGTCCGAGGGCAAACAATGGATGGGGCGAGAACCCCTTTCTTCTGACACCCATCCAGTGGTGGCCACCTTGTGGCAGTGCCTTTGGGTGGCAGTAGTGGCACTTACCTCCCATGTGTCACGCAAGTCCGCTGtctctaaaataattttcccacTGGCATCCTTTGGCATAAGCTCCTCCCCAGGCTGGAATACAGTGAGGAGAGAGGATGAACAAAAggttgttttgttggttttttttttaagaatgaccTTCCTGATGCCCAAGGAGCTTAGTGACACAGCTTCAAGAGGCTGTGATTACGaatctgagtgtgtgtgtgtgtgtgtgtgtgtgtgtgtgtggtgtaagagAAGATGGGGGAGGAAGATGAAAATCACCGGTGCTTGGGTTTAGCACCCTTGCTTCTGAAGACGTAAGTCAAACCCAGGGGACAGGAGGGTGGGATTGAATACAAACAGCCCAAGAAGGGCCTGGTACAGTCGCAGTGGTTTGGAAGGATTCGTGGGGCCTCCATTTCACCACCTCTGACTTTGCATTAAGAGGGATAACAAGCTGCTGACTCTGGGGCGTCAGAGGCGATGGTTCTGAAGGTGGATTCTCTCTCCTCCTGATCATCACTACTTTGGTTACTTCATATATACAGTGAATGCTTACcacacattttaagtgctttacatgcattatcctTTAATTCCTCAACAACAAGCCCAGGTAAGTCCCATGACTCTCATTTCTCACATGTTTACTATCTAGCCTGGGCTGCTCTTCCTGCACTCGTCTGCTCCTGGGTCAAGGTCACTCTGCTCTTTGTTACAAACTTAGCAGCTTGACACTAATATAGGGAGACGGGTTAAATGGCAATCATAATACAGCACGTTACATCAGGAGGCAGAGGACATATAGACTCCTAGGAGAACATGTGGAAGCAGGCAGCTAACCCAGCCCAAGTGTGTTAGAGATGCAGTGACCTCTGCATGGTTTTATGATGCCTTCTGAATGTTCAAGAATTGTATGAAAGTGTATTTCATTCAGCAATAAATACGTATTGAGTAGCTATAACGTGCAAGACACGATTGTAGACGTTACGAAGAAAGCAGACCATAACACttctgccctcgtggagcttgcTTTCCAGTAGTAAGACCATCaactaattaatatataaaatgaagaccaCGTTCTGTGATGAGACATACTGGTCGAGAGGAGCATTACAGCAGATGGTCACTAGGTATGAAGAGTGCGCTGTGATATTTCTTGATCTGTATTACAGGCTCTTCCTGTGAGAACCTCCCGCTCCTCCATTTCTCACTTTTCTGGATATTGGTGCATGTTTTCCCCACTGAACTTACTCACTCTCCTATTTCCTGTGAAAGCCTGGTCTGAACAGTAACTGTGAAACATGGTACCCAAGTCCTCAAGAAACTGAGTGAGATTTGTTCTCTCAGAGAAAAGCCCACTGTCAGCATCACCCTTGTAGCTCCATCTCCTGGGTTTCGCTTGCTGGGACACACTTGCTGGGTTTTGTCTCAGGGCCCAGCAGATAGGATGATGGAATGAggaatttcttctttcccatACTAAGTCGGTTACCCCGGAGGGAAAAGGGGTGTCCCAGCCCTTCGGTATCAAGTACCGTCTAAGAAAAGGCAGGATTGTTTTAAAGCATTTTGGtggaaggaaagaata is from Rhinolophus ferrumequinum isolate MPI-CBG mRhiFer1 chromosome 5 unlocalized genomic scaffold, mRhiFer1_v1.p scaffold_110_arrow_ctg1, whole genome shotgun sequence and encodes:
- the LOC117019087 gene encoding aldo-keto reductase family 1 member C15-like, which codes for METTKMPISRGLDEETVKENNNKKVCCSGPTCVEYKKKLYFINTQIWMLDQQQPGEELMPKDASGKIILETADLRDTWEALEKYKDAGLTKSIGVSNFNSKQLGMILNKPGLKDKPVCNQCRWSPPLLSVC